CCGATCGAGCAGAGTCATCGAGGGATCAAGCAACGTTACTATCCGATGCTGGGTTTTGGAGCGCTTGAGAGTGCGAAACAATTTTGCCAAGCATTTGATGAAGTGAAGCAGTTTTTGCGACCGAGAGCAAGAATGACAGAGTTGGTGTCTCTGTCAAAGAAACGAGAACAATTTGTTGAACGAGTAAATGAATTGCAAGAACTCTTTCAAGTGATTTAATTAAAGATAGAAGAGAGAAAGCTTGTAATGATGACAATGGGCAAAAAAAGCCGCGATTTGAGTACCCAGATCTGACAGTTTTCCAACAACCCTCGTGCTTGCATGATGCGGGCTAGAATGCCCAGGCAACTGTTCGAATTGGGATTGAAGCGTGTGGCGACCAATGCTAAGCGCGGTTTCGAGAACCTGCGTTGTTCCGGTCTACCACACTCTTCCAAAATACAAGCGTTGGTTTTTCGCGTTTGCTAAACATATCCGTACTTTGGTGCGAAGCGCCTA
The window above is part of the Trichocoleus sp. genome. Proteins encoded here:
- a CDS encoding DDE-type integrase/transposase/recombinase, giving the protein MAILMPNDPLASYPRAIDEELGTDVEHEVRCCLGNPIEQSHRGIKQRYYPMLGFGALESAKQFCQAFDEVKQFLRPRARMTELVSLSKKREQFVERVNELQELFQVI